The following coding sequences are from one Treponema bryantii window:
- a CDS encoding tryptophan transporter, giving the protein MEKRELAQTEKKGISLQDLLLTAVLLAAGAVLKFFVGTFINFFGMKPNFIIAMYCMAIVLIRPKVYYSLIIGIIAGAICQFFPGTPYLNFASEAAGALAMGLLIFIPAKSKGMKIGLAAITTFVSTVISGGLYTVLLFVFIKSDPSAMAAYVPIVLGTATLNAIIVAALYVPLMKALKKEIIEEK; this is encoded by the coding sequence ATGGAAAAAAGAGAATTAGCTCAGACAGAAAAAAAAGGCATCAGCCTTCAGGACCTGCTCCTTACAGCAGTATTACTTGCAGCCGGCGCAGTTCTTAAGTTCTTTGTTGGAACTTTCATCAACTTCTTTGGAATGAAACCAAACTTCATTATCGCAATGTACTGTATGGCAATTGTTTTGATCAGACCAAAGGTATATTACAGCCTGATTATTGGTATTATCGCTGGTGCTATCTGCCAGTTCTTCCCTGGAACTCCTTACCTGAACTTTGCTTCTGAAGCAGCAGGTGCTCTTGCAATGGGTCTTTTGATTTTCATCCCAGCTAAGTCAAAGGGAATGAAAATTGGTCTTGCAGCAATTACAACTTTCGTAAGTACAGTAATTTCTGGCGGACTTTATACAGTTCTTCTTTTTGTATTCATCAAGTCTGATCCTTCTGCAATGGCAGCTTATGTGCCTATCGTTCTTGGTACTGCAACTTTGAATGCTATTATCGTAGCTGCACTTTATGTACCACTTATGAAAGCACTCAAGAAAGAAATCATTGAAGAAAAATAG
- a CDS encoding DUF2271 domain-containing protein yields MKKIIALITLGMIFITSMLFAKEVTISVGAGECWKQKSEPQFSVWLEDENGNFIRTLYVTQRASKKNWRMSPKEGRPESLPVWYHKSKNKAAKTENELDAVTSATPKGGIIFNADIGEAACRICAEFNTSFDYNENYTKKNSGVNGQPSIVYIADISSDFSEGEILLQLSGTGAIDGSDGNIYPVPVELTTARRIVKAVAVKAN; encoded by the coding sequence ATGAAAAAAATAATCGCATTAATCACACTTGGAATGATATTTATAACTTCAATGCTTTTTGCAAAGGAAGTTACAATTTCAGTTGGCGCCGGCGAATGCTGGAAGCAGAAAAGTGAACCGCAGTTTTCTGTCTGGCTGGAAGATGAAAATGGAAATTTTATTCGGACTCTTTATGTAACTCAGCGAGCCAGCAAAAAGAACTGGAGAATGAGTCCAAAAGAAGGCCGCCCGGAATCACTACCGGTCTGGTATCATAAATCAAAAAACAAAGCCGCAAAAACAGAAAATGAACTTGACGCAGTTACAAGCGCAACCCCAAAAGGTGGAATCATTTTCAATGCTGATATTGGAGAAGCCGCTTGTCGTATCTGCGCAGAGTTCAACACCAGCTTCGACTACAACGAAAACTACACCAAGAAAAACAGCGGCGTAAACGGCCAGCCGTCAATTGTTTATATTGCCGACATCTCCTCCGATTTCTCAGAAGGTGAAATTCTCCTGCAACTTTCCGGCACCGGCGCAATAGATGGCAGTGATGGAAATATCTATCCTGTTCCAGTCGAACTCACCACAGCCCGCAGGATTGTAAAGGCTGTGGCGGTAAAGGCCAATTAA
- a CDS encoding 3-deoxy-7-phosphoheptulonate synthase: MAFTIFFNAFQSITGRLPGGLTQEVNEMDMQFEKRLAIPAEVKEQYPLSGKVGKIVEEQRAELRAVFEGRSDKLLLILGPCSADNEEAVIDYMNRLVPVQEKVKDKIMMVPRIYTNKPRTTGEGYKGMLHQPDPNQKPDLYKGIVACRHMHMRAVEETGFIFADEMLYPENYQYLDDVLGYVAVGARSVEDQQHRLTASGIEVPVGMKNPTSGDYAVMMNAILAAQHPHTFIYRGWEVHSEGNEHCHAILRGSTDKHGVNQQNYHYEDLVRLCDAYDKRELKNPAVIIDTNHSNSNKNPFEQPRIIMDVLNSCRHSDRVNKLVKGFMIESYIEDGCQKIGEGVYGKSITDPCLGWEKTERLIYDIADKL; the protein is encoded by the coding sequence ATTGCTTTCACAATTTTTTTTAACGCTTTTCAATCTATCACCGGCCGCCTACCGGGCGGCCTTACTCAGGAGGTAAATGAAATGGATATGCAATTCGAAAAAAGATTAGCAATCCCAGCGGAGGTAAAGGAACAGTATCCGCTCTCGGGAAAAGTTGGAAAAATAGTTGAGGAACAGCGTGCCGAGCTTCGTGCTGTTTTTGAGGGCCGCTCAGACAAGCTTCTTTTGATTCTCGGTCCATGTTCTGCCGACAATGAGGAAGCTGTAATTGATTATATGAATCGTCTCGTTCCTGTTCAGGAAAAGGTAAAAGATAAAATCATGATGGTGCCACGTATTTACACAAACAAACCGCGCACCACAGGCGAAGGCTATAAGGGAATGCTTCATCAGCCGGATCCAAACCAGAAGCCGGATCTTTACAAAGGAATTGTTGCTTGCCGTCACATGCACATGCGTGCTGTAGAAGAAACAGGCTTTATCTTTGCAGACGAAATGCTTTACCCGGAAAACTATCAGTATCTTGATGATGTTCTTGGTTACGTTGCAGTCGGTGCCCGCTCAGTAGAAGACCAGCAGCACCGTCTCACAGCCAGCGGCATCGAGGTTCCAGTCGGAATGAAAAATCCGACCAGCGGCGACTACGCAGTTATGATGAACGCTATTCTAGCCGCCCAGCATCCTCACACCTTTATCTACCGTGGCTGGGAAGTTCACTCAGAAGGTAACGAGCACTGTCATGCAATTCTCCGCGGTTCAACAGATAAGCATGGTGTAAATCAGCAGAACTATCACTATGAGGATCTGGTTCGTCTTTGTGATGCTTACGATAAACGTGAACTTAAAAATCCGGCCGTCATCATCGACACCAACCACTCGAATTCTAACAAGAATCCGTTTGAGCAGCCTCGCATCATAATGGATGTCCTCAATTCATGCCGCCATAGCGACCGTGTAAACAAACTCGTAAAAGGCTTCATGATTGAAAGCTACATCGAAGACGGCTGCCAGAAAATCGGTGAAGGCGTGTACGGCAAGTCAATCACTGATCCATGCCTTGGTTGGGAAAAAACTGAACGCCTGATCTACGACATCGCTGACAAGTTGTAA
- a CDS encoding prephenate dehydratase: protein MKIAYSGIEGAFAHIAARRIFPEQELQSYGDFRSAYEAVEKGECDYAVLPIENSYAGEVGQVTDLMFQGSLFVNGVYTLNVMQNLLGVRGARLEGVRKVVSHPQALEQSGDFIAAHGYVTEPAVNTARAAKMVAELGDPSVAAIASADTAALYGLEILEPGINGHQDNSTRFAILSKNEGERVETGSDNNTFILMFAVKNEAGALVKVLNKLGEFGYNMSVIHSRPLKGLAWSYYFYIEAEGEYGTEAYKQMISEMEYRCSKLKVLGRF, encoded by the coding sequence ATGAAAATTGCATATAGCGGAATCGAAGGCGCGTTCGCTCACATTGCGGCACGGAGGATTTTCCCCGAGCAGGAGCTGCAGTCTTATGGAGATTTCCGCTCGGCTTATGAAGCAGTGGAGAAGGGAGAGTGCGATTACGCCGTTCTTCCGATAGAGAATTCCTATGCCGGTGAGGTTGGCCAGGTTACAGACCTTATGTTTCAGGGCTCGCTGTTTGTGAACGGCGTTTATACGCTGAACGTTATGCAGAACCTGCTCGGGGTCAGGGGCGCTCGCTTAGAGGGGGTGCGGAAGGTTGTGAGTCACCCGCAGGCTCTGGAGCAGAGCGGGGATTTTATTGCGGCGCACGGGTATGTGACGGAGCCGGCGGTGAATACGGCGCGGGCAGCGAAGATGGTAGCGGAACTCGGTGACCCTAGCGTCGCTGCAATTGCGAGCGCGGACACTGCAGCCTTGTATGGACTGGAAATTCTTGAGCCTGGCATAAATGGTCATCAGGACAACTCAACCCGCTTTGCAATTCTTTCAAAAAATGAAGGTGAACGTGTAGAAACTGGTTCAGATAATAACACTTTCATCTTGATGTTTGCAGTAAAGAATGAAGCTGGTGCTCTGGTAAAAGTTTTGAACAAGCTCGGCGAGTTCGGCTACAACATGAGCGTAATTCACAGCCGTCCGCTCAAGGGGCTGGCCTGGAGCTATTATTTTTACATTGAGGCAGAAGGCGAGTATGGCACCGAAGCCTATAAGCAGATGATTTCCGAGATGGAATATCGATGCAGTAAATTAAAAGTACTGGGAAGGTTCTAA
- a CDS encoding sulfite exporter TauE/SafE family protein, with the protein MILEAILLGASTGTYCSMYCGPVLIPFLCGTENPGYKRNAGLTGAFLAARLVTYFILGAVFAGLGYLVNDYIDPVFARKLSLFAYIFSGLILLCNSLGVRFPWGCSHNGCKVQKLRRIGNDWVTAVIAGLAVGLHICPPLWTAMTRSIFGGHGLPGLFYFVFFYIGTLPFFIPLLGIPFFTKRVGIIRKISRIAQFFISIYFIYFLGLQPLIFG; encoded by the coding sequence ATGATTTTAGAAGCAATCTTATTAGGCGCATCAACCGGCACCTACTGTTCAATGTACTGCGGTCCAGTTCTTATTCCGTTCTTATGTGGCACAGAAAACCCAGGCTATAAACGCAACGCCGGCCTCACAGGCGCTTTTCTCGCTGCACGCCTCGTAACCTATTTTATTCTAGGTGCAGTTTTCGCTGGCCTAGGCTATCTCGTAAACGACTACATTGATCCGGTTTTCGCAAGAAAGCTTTCACTCTTTGCATACATCTTCAGCGGACTTATTCTCCTGTGTAATTCCCTCGGAGTAAGATTTCCATGGGGCTGTTCACATAACGGCTGTAAAGTTCAAAAACTTCGCCGCATCGGTAACGACTGGGTAACCGCTGTAATCGCAGGTCTTGCCGTTGGACTCCATATCTGTCCTCCGCTCTGGACAGCAATGACCCGTTCAATTTTTGGCGGTCACGGACTTCCGGGTCTTTTCTACTTTGTATTTTTCTACATTGGAACCCTGCCGTTTTTTATTCCGCTGCTTGGCATTCCGTTTTTCACAAAGAGAGTCGGTATCATCAGAAAGATTTCCAGAATCGCACAATTTTTTATAAGCATCTATTTTATATATTTTCTTGGCCTTCAGCCTCTGATTTTCGGTTAA
- a CDS encoding 4Fe-4S binding protein → MISSIILSSLMFFIIFFFVILMNNFALAAIIYAAFLFFLYARMTFSERKRAGSGVIYRRIFQTVFAVGFCIAFITDLLAERGSMAITNQAMSNSELPFCHIAIPQVLVPLMITKSIIFPARISGHYAAVASMFLIWFICTITIGRGWCSWVCFYGGWEDGFSRIGKKRRINLLPKNKEIREISFGFFMFIILSSLCELACTYCEWFCPFKLVTEYSPVTSIPSLIATIMFIGLFIGLVVVLPILTKKRTQCSALCPFGAFASLTDRFSIFQIKIDTDKCSGCMKCATACPFCAIDIKTIQDKKGHPEITCAKCGECIKACPNKAISYDFRFNLKKGGCNCGSKSSAPKTKFGRVIQELLHPAQLFRFAAFTFSVIMSSGFMIKTLNIIFSPLAALISGGAK, encoded by the coding sequence ATGATTTCAAGTATTATTTTAAGCAGCTTAATGTTTTTTATAATTTTCTTCTTTGTTATTCTGATGAATAATTTTGCACTTGCTGCAATTATTTATGCGGCTTTTCTTTTCTTCCTTTACGCAAGGATGACTTTTTCTGAACGCAAAAGAGCCGGAAGCGGAGTAATCTACCGTCGTATTTTCCAGACAGTTTTTGCAGTTGGTTTTTGTATTGCATTCATCACTGACTTACTTGCTGAACGCGGAAGCATGGCAATCACAAATCAGGCAATGAGTAACTCAGAACTGCCATTCTGTCATATTGCAATTCCACAGGTACTCGTGCCTCTTATGATTACAAAATCAATTATCTTCCCTGCAAGAATTTCAGGACACTACGCAGCCGTTGCAAGTATGTTCTTAATCTGGTTCATCTGCACAATTACTATCGGCCGCGGCTGGTGCAGCTGGGTATGCTTTTACGGTGGCTGGGAAGACGGTTTTTCACGCATCGGAAAAAAGCGCAGAATAAATCTGCTTCCTAAAAATAAAGAAATCAGAGAAATCAGCTTTGGCTTTTTCATGTTTATAATTCTTTCTTCTTTATGCGAACTTGCCTGCACTTATTGTGAATGGTTCTGCCCTTTCAAACTTGTAACTGAATACAGTCCTGTTACTTCCATTCCAAGCCTGATTGCAACCATTATGTTTATCGGACTTTTTATCGGTCTGGTTGTTGTTCTTCCAATTCTCACAAAGAAAAGAACTCAGTGCAGTGCTCTCTGTCCGTTTGGAGCATTTGCATCTCTTACCGACCGCTTCAGTATTTTTCAAATTAAGATTGATACAGACAAATGCTCGGGCTGTATGAAGTGTGCAACCGCATGCCCGTTCTGTGCCATCGATATCAAAACAATTCAGGATAAAAAAGGTCACCCGGAAATCACCTGTGCAAAATGCGGAGAATGTATTAAGGCCTGTCCTAACAAAGCAATCTCTTATGATTTCCGCTTCAATCTTAAAAAAGGCGGCTGTAACTGCGGCTCAAAATCATCAGCTCCAAAGACAAAGTTCGGACGTGTTATTCAGGAACTTCTTCATCCGGCACAGCTCTTCCGTTTTGCAGCCTTTACTTTTTCTGTAATCATGTCTTCGGGATTTATGATTAAAACACTCAATATTATTTTCAGTCCGCTCGCAGCTTTAATTTCAGGAGGTGCAAAATGA
- a CDS encoding LytTR family DNA-binding domain-containing protein, which yields MKVTILEKQAGEEDELIVKCDYLDESLTKLINQFKGSKGKMNFYKDSKIVFVEPEDVLYFESVDDSVFAYTTDCVYETKSKLYQLEAELPASIFFRANKAVIVNLDKIDSLAPIFGGRFEAILQNGYKVVISRNYLNTLKELLGL from the coding sequence ATGAAAGTTACTATTCTTGAAAAACAAGCCGGCGAAGAAGACGAGCTTATCGTAAAATGCGATTACCTTGATGAAAGCCTCACAAAACTGATAAATCAGTTTAAGGGCAGCAAAGGAAAAATGAATTTTTATAAAGATTCTAAAATCGTTTTCGTTGAACCGGAGGACGTTCTCTATTTTGAATCTGTAGATGACTCAGTTTTTGCTTACACAACGGATTGTGTTTACGAAACAAAGTCAAAACTGTATCAGCTGGAAGCAGAATTACCGGCCAGTATCTTCTTCCGCGCCAATAAGGCAGTAATCGTGAATCTGGATAAAATCGACAGTCTTGCCCCTATTTTCGGTGGGCGCTTTGAAGCCATTTTACAGAACGGCTACAAGGTTGTAATTTCACGAAATTACCTGAACACATTAAAGGAGTTATTAGGTTTATGA
- a CDS encoding DUF3021 family protein → MKNSDEIKEMISIMINIATRVITMIFVIIAVFYLVIGDADLIKFSLEDICGILVMGLASGLAFGLFYIKKNTTTKQSIIIHIIYFSILNVVLLLIGLHLGWFRKELSSLISMEIMFVAVYAVVTLLVYLFDFNEAKKINQKLNDRKKL, encoded by the coding sequence ATGAAAAACTCAGATGAAATAAAAGAAATGATTTCTATAATGATAAATATTGCAACTCGAGTAATCACAATGATTTTTGTAATCATAGCAGTATTCTATCTGGTTATAGGTGATGCCGATTTAATTAAGTTTTCTTTAGAAGACATTTGTGGAATTCTGGTGATGGGTCTGGCTTCGGGTCTTGCATTCGGTCTTTTTTACATTAAGAAAAATACAACTACAAAACAGTCTATAATCATTCATATAATTTACTTTTCAATTTTGAATGTTGTACTGCTTTTGATTGGCTTACATCTTGGATGGTTCAGAAAAGAATTATCGTCTCTTATTTCAATGGAGATTATGTTTGTTGCAGTCTATGCTGTTGTAACACTTCTTGTTTATCTTTTTGACTTCAATGAAGCCAAAAAGATAAATCAAAAACTTAACGACCGAAAGAAGCTTTAA
- a CDS encoding LL-diaminopimelate aminotransferase, with protein MKINKNFLDLEASYLFSTVNKKTREFIASHPSADVIKLSIGDVTKPICPVVIDAMHKAVDEMADAKTFRGYPPEQGYDFVREKILEWDYTKRGIDMKLDEIFLSDGAKSDCGNIGDIFATDNTVAICDPVYPVYIDTNIMNGRKNNIIIMPCSAETGFLPEIPSDDAPVADIIYLCFPNNPTGAVAPKSYLKKWVDYANAHHSVILFDSAYEAFVTEPDIPKSIYEIEGAKTCAIELRSFSKTAGFTGLRCGYTVVPHELVFDGTELNALWMRRQSTKFNGVSYITQCGAAAIYSEEGQKQIQENLSFYRENARLIFEGVTAAGFKAFGGKNSPYVWLQIPEGYTSWSFFDELLEKSQVVGTPGSGFGQKGEGYLRLTGFGSRERTIEAIERIKASFGR; from the coding sequence ATGAAAATAAATAAGAATTTTTTAGACCTCGAAGCGAGCTATCTTTTCTCAACTGTTAATAAAAAGACCCGCGAGTTTATCGCATCGCATCCATCAGCAGATGTAATCAAACTTTCAATTGGTGATGTTACAAAGCCAATCTGTCCGGTTGTTATTGATGCCATGCATAAAGCTGTTGATGAAATGGCAGATGCAAAAACTTTCCGCGGATATCCGCCTGAGCAGGGCTATGATTTTGTGCGTGAAAAGATTTTGGAATGGGATTATACAAAGCGTGGAATCGATATGAAACTGGATGAGATTTTCCTTTCAGATGGTGCTAAGTCTGACTGCGGAAACATTGGTGACATTTTTGCAACTGACAACACTGTTGCAATCTGTGATCCTGTTTATCCTGTTTATATCGATACAAACATTATGAATGGACGAAAGAACAATATCATCATAATGCCTTGTTCTGCAGAGACTGGTTTCTTACCAGAGATTCCTTCAGATGATGCACCTGTTGCAGACATCATCTACCTCTGCTTCCCTAACAATCCAACTGGAGCAGTTGCACCAAAGAGCTATCTCAAAAAATGGGTTGATTATGCAAATGCTCATCATAGTGTAATTCTTTTTGATTCTGCTTATGAAGCTTTTGTAACTGAACCAGATATTCCAAAATCAATTTACGAAATTGAGGGAGCAAAAACCTGTGCAATTGAATTGCGTTCTTTCTCAAAGACAGCAGGCTTTACCGGCTTACGCTGCGGTTATACTGTTGTTCCTCATGAACTTGTTTTTGATGGAACTGAATTAAATGCTCTTTGGATGCGCCGCCAGTCAACAAAGTTCAACGGAGTTTCTTATATTACTCAGTGTGGTGCTGCTGCAATTTATTCTGAAGAAGGACAGAAACAGATTCAGGAAAATCTGAGTTTCTATCGTGAAAATGCACGCCTTATTTTTGAAGGTGTAACTGCTGCAGGCTTTAAGGCTTTTGGTGGAAAGAATTCTCCATATGTATGGCTTCAGATTCCAGAAGGTTATACAAGCTGGAGCTTCTTTGATGAACTGCTTGAAAAGAGTCAGGTAGTAGGAACACCGGGAAGCGGCTTTGGACAGAAGGGTGAGGGCTACCTCCGCCTTACAGGTTTTGGCAGCCGCGAGCGAACTATCGAAGCAATCGAAAGAATTAAAGCTTCTTTCGGTCGTTAA
- the dapF gene encoding diaminopimelate epimerase has product MKFTKMHGCGNDYIYFDCTKEDFPGGAEGEKQAAIKLSDRHFGIGGDGIIIIKKGTKADFEMVMYNADGSRSQMCGNGIRCVGKYVYDAGYTKGREFTAESMGAVKILKVEEGEPGDKVTKLSVDMGSPILEAEKIPVVLKGGRVIQHPLTIADVEYKTTCVSMGNPHAVVFIDKKPSEFPVCEIGPLFENDKFFPERTNTEFAYVEDRRTIWMRVWERGTGETLACGTGTCATVVAAILNGLVDAGEKITVHLLGGDLEIQWSGNEGDSVFMTGPAENVFTGNVDL; this is encoded by the coding sequence ATGAAGTTTACAAAAATGCATGGTTGTGGAAACGACTATATTTATTTTGATTGCACAAAGGAAGATTTTCCGGGTGGTGCTGAAGGCGAAAAGCAGGCAGCCATAAAGTTGTCAGACCGTCATTTTGGAATCGGCGGAGATGGAATCATCATCATCAAAAAAGGTACAAAAGCTGATTTTGAAATGGTGATGTACAACGCCGACGGAAGCCGAAGCCAGATGTGCGGTAACGGAATCCGCTGCGTTGGGAAATATGTATATGATGCAGGCTACACTAAGGGCCGCGAGTTTACTGCTGAGTCTATGGGCGCAGTAAAAATCCTGAAAGTGGAAGAAGGCGAACCAGGCGATAAGGTAACAAAACTTTCAGTAGATATGGGAAGTCCTATTCTGGAAGCGGAAAAGATTCCTGTTGTGTTGAAGGGTGGCCGGGTAATTCAACATCCTCTGACAATTGCTGATGTTGAATACAAAACAACCTGCGTCTCAATGGGAAATCCACATGCAGTTGTGTTCATTGATAAAAAGCCTTCTGAATTCCCGGTTTGCGAAATCGGCCCGCTTTTTGAAAACGATAAGTTTTTTCCGGAGCGTACGAATACCGAGTTTGCTTATGTTGAAGACCGCCGCACAATCTGGATGCGTGTATGGGAACGAGGAACCGGCGAGACACTTGCCTGTGGAACCGGAACCTGTGCAACTGTAGTTGCTGCAATTCTGAACGGCCTTGTTGATGCGGGCGAGAAAATCACAGTGCATCTGCTTGGTGGAGATCTTGAGATTCAGTGGAGCGGCAACGAGGGAGACAGCGTATTTATGACCGGCCCTGCAGAAAATGTATTTACAGGAAACGTTGATTTATAG
- a CDS encoding carbamoyl phosphate synthase small subunit, which translates to MKAWLILADGTIFEGTSIGATGKTIGETVFTTGMTGYLETLTDPSYFGQIVTQTFPLIGNYGDIPVDYESKKCWVRGYIVRELCDLPSNFRCGGTLSDFLKNQNIVGICGIDTRALTKRLRESGVMNGMIISGVESCPAVTEALLREIKAYRIEQAVESVQQNSVGGVTGVSPVERVATNEVGAQGETSPSKSIVLWDFGAKANIQRELEKRGCHVTVVPCTATADEILALNPDGLMLSNGPGDPADNVQIIEELKKICDAGTLPIFGICLGHQMLALARGCKTSKLKYGHRGGNHPCKDTETGRVYITSQNHGYAVENTSIPAYAKMSFFNVNDGTVEGITYTDIPAFSVQFHPEACGGPHDTNFLFDRFIELMNRSKQ; encoded by the coding sequence ATGAAGGCGTGGTTAATATTAGCAGACGGAACAATCTTCGAAGGTACCTCAATCGGGGCAACCGGTAAAACTATCGGTGAAACAGTTTTTACAACCGGCATGACCGGATATCTGGAAACTCTCACCGACCCAAGCTACTTCGGTCAGATTGTTACCCAGACTTTCCCGCTCATCGGAAACTACGGCGATATTCCGGTGGACTACGAAAGTAAAAAATGCTGGGTACGCGGCTATATTGTTCGCGAACTCTGTGACCTGCCTTCAAACTTCCGCTGCGGCGGTACACTAAGCGACTTTCTGAAAAATCAGAACATTGTCGGAATCTGTGGAATTGATACCCGTGCCCTTACAAAGCGCCTCCGTGAATCCGGAGTTATGAACGGTATGATTATCAGCGGTGTAGAAAGCTGTCCTGCCGTAACTGAAGCTCTCTTAAGAGAAATCAAAGCATATAGAATTGAACAGGCTGTTGAAAGTGTTCAGCAGAATTCTGTCGGGGGCGTTACGGGGGTGTCCCCCGTTGAGAGGGTAGCGACCAACGAAGTGGGCGCGCAGGGAGAGACTTCTCCCTCAAAATCCATTGTACTTTGGGACTTTGGAGCAAAAGCAAATATTCAGAGAGAACTTGAAAAACGCGGCTGCCACGTAACTGTTGTTCCATGCACTGCCACTGCTGACGAGATTCTCGCTCTAAATCCAGATGGACTTATGCTCAGTAACGGACCTGGAGACCCGGCAGACAATGTTCAGATTATTGAAGAACTGAAGAAGATTTGCGATGCCGGCACTCTTCCAATTTTTGGAATCTGTCTTGGTCACCAGATGCTCGCTCTTGCACGCGGCTGTAAAACCAGCAAACTCAAATATGGTCACCGTGGCGGAAACCATCCATGCAAAGATACGGAAACCGGCAGAGTTTATATTACAAGTCAGAATCATGGTTATGCGGTTGAAAACACTTCAATTCCTGCATACGCAAAAATGAGTTTCTTTAATGTAAATGATGGTACTGTAGAAGGAATTACATATACTGATATTCCGGCTTTCAGCGTTCAGTTTCACCCGGAAGCATGCGGCGGTCCGCACGACACAAACTTTCTGTTTGACCGATTCATAGAATTGATGAACCGGTCAAAGCAGTAA